Within Sander vitreus isolate 19-12246 chromosome 23, sanVit1, whole genome shotgun sequence, the genomic segment TGTGATATTCGGATGTACCGATCCTATGCAGGTGTTGTTACACGTGGTCTGCCACTGCGAAGACGATAagctgtgcttcctgtctccctgtagcgCTGTCTTACAGTAGGGTCATTGcaatgtattgccctggccacatctgctgtcctcatgccACCTTGCACCATGCCTAAGGCACGTTCACGCACATTAGCAGGGACCCTGGGCgtctttcttttggtgtttttcagagtcagtagaaaggtctctttactttcctaattttcttttaactgtgaccttaattgcctaccgcccttaaactgtttattgtcttttcaacaggtgcatgttcattaattgtttatggTTCAACAAGtatggaaaacattgtttaaaccctcaacaatgaagatctctaaggttattttgacttttaccaaagtatctttaaaatacagtgtcctgaaaaagggGTGTGagtttatatattattgtatatcATACAGAagattttggagaaaaaaatgcaatgcaccATCCTAATTTTTAGTAAAAAGAATAACTTGTGGTGGTGCAATGCCATAGTGATAGTAAAGAGCTTTAAACTGCAGAGTAGAGTTCATGATTTTTGAACACATTACGGTATAAATTGATTAAtgagaaaaacatttcaacttaaaattattttaaatgaatgcagtAAGAAAAGCGTTTCTGGTTGAAGAATGTTGACTAAGACAAATTTGCAACACCTTAATGACTTCTTTAACATTACTGGGTGTCGTAATATATTATTGAGCTGGTTCAGTAAGGGTGTTGATTTAGTGTTTTCTCTTGCTGTTGGGTTTGTAAAGCTGGTGTTTGAGCTTTGCGTTGTGTGGTTTCGAGGCAGCTTAGTCTCTCACTGTGTGACTGACTGACCTTACTCCAGCTGTTCTCTGTCATCAGACGCTGGCCAgctgggcctgtgtgtgtgtgtgtgtgtgtgtgtgtgtgtgtgtgtgtgtgtgtgtgtgtgtgtgtgtgtgtgtgtgtgtgtgtacatgcaaaGGGGGTAATAAAAGGTGAGTGGGAGGGGTGTGGGGAAAATACAACAACCAGCTGTCTTGCTACACACGCTGCACCCCGTCCCTGCTTCCGGCCCAATGTGTCACCTGAGTGTGATTTGTAGCGTCCCAACTGTTAGCTGTGTTCTACGAGTTTCCGCTTCTTGTCCCTTTTTTAAGcatctgttttctgtctcctaCGCATAAACACACCACATGAAGCCTATGCACACTCTTTCTCACATCTATACGCATATTTCTGTCAACGCTTGAGGCCTCCAAAGCATACATAGACATTGAACGCAGCACCTCCACCCACACCTCCTCAGGGACTGGTGGTCTGGACAGATTGACAGATTGTCTCGCTTGCCTCCCTGTACAACCCCTCCCCACGCTGCCATATTGGTGCCAGTTTTTCTCAGGACTTGATCTCTAAAAGCACATGGAGATGCCAGAGGGCAGCAGACCCTAGTGAACCCCACGCCCACTCAGCAGccaattaaagaaaagatatttTTCAGAGTTACTGACTTCAGAACTTCTCCATATATAATGTGGACTTATCTCCCATGTAGGTGGCGACAAAATCATCGATGTGATAGATGTGGCACGGCAGGCGGACAGCAAGATGAAGCTCAGCGAGTTTATCAAGTATTACACCAACCCACATCGACCCAAAGTCCTCAACCTCATCAGCCTGGAGTTCTCTGACACTAAGTAAGCTATGCTCAAGTCTGTTCACTCTGTTGGCTAAAATAACAGCTTTAGTTAGATCAGATCCCTAATAAACACTGGCAGTACATTACAGTCAGTCATGTCACACTTCAGAAAATGCTTGTATAAACCAGCATTAGCTGTGTTGCAAATATGTGTGTATCTATAGCCTCTTTAACACTCACGCTTTCAGTTGTATTAGGTGgaagtattttttgttttgtcaaaggTGAAAAATGACCTTACATACTATTCACAATTTcctttatcagttatcaggaGTTGTATTAATTGTTGACAATTAAATTCCTGTGCACttgcattttaaaatggaaGTTGCAGTCATTTATAACTTGGTTGCATCTTTATGcaacaatatatttatatattatatttatattttctagtcaaaacaattaaaacaatgtCCCAACTCTGCATTTTAGATTAATTGTATTCCCATTATAGCCTGATCGATACTGGATTTCTTTTTGGCTGATATTGGTATttgggaatttaaaaaaaatccaataaatAGAGTGATGGTACATTTTACATAAACGCATAACATGCATGTTAACCTTTCTCATGCTTGGATcatctttttttaagaatgttaagtctgtattaataactttatcaaaaTCTAACCttccttttttccctttttgccTCGCTCCAATCACCCACTAAGGATGTCAGAGTTGGTGGAGGTTCCTGACGTGGCTCGTAAGATGTCCTGGGTAGAGAACTACTGGCCGGACGACTCCTTCTTCCCCAAGCCCTTTGTCCAGAAGTACTGCCTTATGGGGGTTAAGGACAGCTACACAGATTTCCACATAGACTTCGGAGGCACCTCTGTCTGGTACCATGTTCTCTGGGTGAGTGTTTGCATGAATAAGAGCTGAATGTATTCGGAAATCGGGCAAGAATTGAGGACACATTCTAGGCCAAATaaacagttttgttgttaaatccAACACCATGCTTCCCTATCATTTGTCAAGCTCAATGGATTGTTAGTGTGTTTGTATATACCGAGATATTTAGGACAGGCAGTCACTGCTGATTTGGCTACCACTTGCTAAAAGGTCACCCCGCTTCTCACAAGCAGCTCCAGGGGCAGCACTGCTGTGCTCATATCGATGATCTCACCCTCCTCCTTTTATAAACTAAAGCGGACATTCATTTCAATGTGTTTGTGGGTTAGCAGCATCACCGCCACAGCTGCCATGTTCAAACACCAAAGTGTCATTACAGtgtggtgatttttttttttataaactccTCTTCATCTGCTTTGCAGGGTGAGAAGATCTTCTACTTGATCAAGCCCACTCCCACCAACCTTGCACTATATGAGGCATGGAGCTCCTCGCCCAATCAGAGTGAATTGTTCTTTGGGGACAAAGTGGAGAAGTGCTACAAGTGTGTTGTGCCCCAAGGAACCACCCTGCTCATCCCTACAGGTCTGTGGTTTTGTTTATGCTTGCCTGGAATTCCTTTTGAATGTTTTAGTCTAGTGCGGACATttagggtgctttcacacctgtagtttggtTCATCTGGTGACTGACAGTAGGTCGACCTTATGTTTATGAATAATGACAAACAGGTAGAGACGGGACGAAAAAGAGGCAACTTGTACAGCAATATCAGGCAAGGCAGTAACTGTTGGCTCGCTAtgttatgcattttttttaatggactTAATGAGCTGCCAAAGTACACAGAGTAGGCTACAAGCACAACACACTGCAGTTTTTACTGCTTTTGACTGTCCGATCGATAAGGAAAAATCATTCAAGTGCTGATGCACGTTACCAAATGATTTGCATAGAAACAAATACATGGTTTATTATAAGATCGCTTCCTGAACAGTTCTCAATCAGCACGTGGATTTAATAGTAGTTTAGCCTTTGTTTGGTCTGTGTCAGGGTTTGATTGAAAGCTTtcaaaccagaaaaaaaaaaagtgtgaaagcaCCTCTAGAGTCTTGGATAATCACCTACTTTGTGGTTTCCAAGCACAATAACTTTCAGACACTCGGACAAACGGCTATCTGTGTCACTAATGTTATATCATTGTAGTTGGTGCCTGACTAACTCTTCTGCACCAACCCAGCTGACTGGTTGTTTGGGTTTGATTGTTTGTCTCTTCACATGCTTTCAAAAATTAGAATAATCCCGCTTCCCATGGCTTCTGCCAGGAAAATACAGGCTTCTTGAAGgtcctctgtcattgccaaagGAAAATAACCGAGAGGGAATGTCTTCCTGAGCAACAACCCAAACAGTTCTTAATGATCATAGTTGCaatggaaaaataaagaaaaacagtgcTGTTGTGTAATATGATGAAAGTAGTGATGATGCTGTAGATCACAGCTTTCCTCTTCTTAAATTCCTTTAACTAGCAGTACTGCTGTTGTTAATTAGAAGTTGTGCTAAGAGgctaaaatatgtttgtttctCATGGCACTAACTGAGTATGACATGCTTTCATTCACCTAAGTGACGCTAATGTCTCCAGTCACACAATCGTCCATCCGTCAGTCTCTCAATGGACTTTTTAAGCCGATAGAGTTCCTTTGCACCCAGACAGACAAAGCTCAGTTCAGCCCGTCAACCGCTGCATGTCCTCACTCAGTCTTCCAGCCATGCTTTCTCAGCAAGCCGAAGCAGCATGGTAAAAGAGAGCTTTGGCAGAGAGGGTGTGGAGAGGTGGGAATTAAGTGTGGGTCAGAGAGCACAGTAGGTCAGTCATTCAGTCAGTCACTCATGCATTATCCGGCCTATCTATCagccaccccccacccctcagACTCTGCTTTCTGTCACTTTGTTGTATAAAGACCACTGTTTAGCTGAGGGGGAACACATCATTGTATATAGACAAACTTATCTTTTTCAAGTGGGAGGACAAGaactttgtttttgtatgtaCACATGTGGGTCTTTTGTGCATGGTCAGGCATATAAGTGCTGTAAATATCTACATATTTTCATGCAGATCACTCAAACCTACATATATGATCAAGTGCCCAGCGTTAAGGTGTCAATTTACCTGTCCCCTCTTTAAGTGTAATATTGTTGCAAGTCAGCCTGTGGGTAAGTTGTGGAAACATGTGTACTCTGGCTCCCCCTACAGGCTGGATCCATGCTGTTCTCACCTCTCAGGATTGCATGGCATTTGGAGGGAACTTCCTTCACAACCTCAATATTGGCATGCAGCTCAGGTACACAGCTCggataatatacaaaaataatgatgtttattttaatttgatgtTTGTAGCTGTATCGCTACTTGAAactaatttgtgtttcttctgtTGATTTGCAGGTGTTATGAAATGGAGCGCCGCCTGAAAACCCCAGACCTCTTTAAGTTTCCGTACTTCGAAGCCATCTGTTGGTATGTGGCCAAGAACCTCTTGGAAATGCTAAAAGGTGAGCGTGAAACGTTAATATGTCCAACACACAATATTAGATGTAAGATCAAATGTAGGTGTTTTACATATCAGACCTGtcaggaaaataataataaattagaaataaaacaaatagttGATAGGAGAAAAAGAAGGTTAATAATTCCCACCAATATCTAAATATGATGTATCAACTTGGGAAGTTACAGTGCAAAAtgattcatttttaatattttatttagttttaggtTTTCTGTCTGTGATTTTTAGGGGTTTAATGCTTGtatgtgtccccccccccccccagagctACGAGAGGACAACTGTCCACCACCGACCTACCTAGTGGAGGGAGTCAAGGCTTTAATCAGTGCACTGAGGACCTGGTTGAAAAGAGAGGTGAGCGTCGGCCAGAGTGTTCTCACGGTCCTCTCCGTCTACCTTCACCTGACTCTTCCTTCAATATCTCCAGTCCAGATGGTTATTGTTACACAGTCATCACCACTGTTTGTTCTTATCTACTGGATGTGTGTCAGTGGCCAACAACAGACTTCTTTCTGTTCACGTCCCCTGTCTGAATGTGGTCTGCTGTGGCTTTGCAGGTGACTGAGCCCACCAGTGAAGTACCAGACCATATCAGGCCTAACCATCTCATTAAAGAGCTGACCAAGGAAATCCGCTACCTGGAGGTAAGATGGGACAAGGAGGAAAGGATATGGGAGAGGGTTAGACCTTTTTTACACTTAATGCAGGTGTTCATGTCAGCTCCGAGGAGAGCTAAGTTCATGAACTGATGCATTGGTGCTGGTTTTAAATATAAACTGCgctgttttaaaaatgattttgtagAGCTgatctttcttttatttaacagtGGCAATCACACGCACATCCATACATGTTTTGCAGGTGTTGAGTAACAAAAGGctgcacaaacaaaacaaagtaccCACACATTGCTATCTGTAAACTAATTAGACTACTGAAGCTCAAAAGGACAAAGAAAATCAGATACAGATAGAGAAAGAAGGATATAAATTCAAAAGGCAATTGGATTAATCAAATATATGAACTTGTGAACCTGTAAATCACTGACTTTggtagtagtctcgctttgccagaccttcctccacagtgctgcagaggagggtctgactagtccacacagcattccgggatgggagaaaaacctgctctggttaattggcatttctttaaaccaatcacaatcgtcatgggcggcactaagcgcagcacggagccccggtgccacTGTAATATAGCcttggaaaggaacttgttttggtggaacgtgtacgttaaAAAgtttttagttgtgcaacagaaaactcagattggacagatagtctagctagctgtctggatttaccctgcagagatctgaggagcagttaaccatagtcctcagaaatcaaccggagtttaaaattccaaaacaaagaatgcctaaggtaacggacatccgggcTGAAAAGAAtgacatacggcggaatttccggcggcaacagagcaatcccggaagtggaaggtcgtggatataggcTACTTTTGGTAGTAACGTGACTCCCATTACGTTTAATTTATATCAATAGGAGGAACCAGTCAGCGGTAGCAAGCCAGTGAAGTCTCAGGGAAGTGGGTGTGGAGTTCCATCTGGATCAAATGCCTGCCCAGCTACTCGTGCTACGCTGGAGAAGCTGTGCCAGGCCCGCCAGGCGAGAAGGGCCGCCAGGCGGCTGAGGGAGCAGCAGCGGCAGACCGCCAAAGTGCCCTCCAACTTGGACATCTTAGAGCAGCACACCCGGGAGGTGCTAAGGAGGCTGGAGGTGGGACCGCTCGAGGAGGTGAGCAGTCATTGTTAACTGGCACTTTGAAAGCATATCACAAAATctgattttaattattattatttttttcttcctatagAACAAAAGACGTAGCTCAGTGTCGATACTTCCTAAGTGTATACATGTGGACTTAAATATGTAATAGTCTGTTTATTGACTGATGGTGGTCTGTTCAACTTAGGACGCAGCGTTCTGTGCCAAGGTTCGTGGGAAGCTCAACAAAGTGTCAACTGCATCCGCAGCTGCAGAGACTTTAGAGGAGAACCACCTACGGCTAATGCTGGTCAACGGCAGAATTATCAGGTGAGAGCTCACTTCTCTTTGGCTAACAAAGCAGCCGTTTATTCCTCTTATTAATTAAGGCTCAATCGTCATTCACACAGAATCAGTCAACCTAAATTTGGGAAAATTCTGTCAGATGTAAAATCCTATTACGTTTTTTAAAAACATCCCAAACAAAATACGTATATCTCAAACTAAAAGATTTGCATCAAATACCATTATATAAATGATAACCGCAACTAGCACTAGTCAGAAAGGAACAACAATAATAACCTTAAATAGCATCAAATTGGCCTTTTTATGCAGGACatgaaacaacagcaacaaatatCATTTCATCATTCAAACATGGAtctttgtgtgtgcagagaTATGAGGCGGCCAGGCAGCAGCCCGGTAAAGACGGAGGGTGAGCGGCCATCTGTTGGCCCACCAAAGAGTTGTGTGGACATGAAGTCGGAGAGGACACGGCACAGTCAAGAGCAGCACAGCACAGTTGAGAAACCCACACTCTTCAGTAAGTCACCAGTGGCTGCTATTGTTAACAATATTATTCTTAGACCCATATTTTAGTGCGTTCATTTTAAGCTCAtggtgtgttcctgtgtttctcAGGTGGTCTGGAGAGGGTGAAGACTGAACTCAGGGAAGAAGTCTCAGGACACACCAGTGTGTCAGACGTGGATTTAGACAGTGACTTTCCCACCGAGGTAAATACTGAGCAGTCTAACGGGCATCAAATGTCTTAAAACTTTTGATTCCTACACTGAAGCATGTGTAGCTCAGACATATTGAGAAGGACTTGGATGTTAGGAGTCTTATAACTCCATAATCATTGTTTGTAGCTTTTctttggattattattattattattattattattagtgtcaCTTAAATCCTTGTTGTAGGCTAAATGTTTTATCCATGGAAAAGTTATACGTTGATTTGTTTCATTTATGTATTGGTTTATTTGAACAGAGACAGTTGCACATTAttgctgggggaaaaaaaatataatatagactatagagaatataaaaaaaaaaaaaaagtatacaaaTTTTTCAACGTTTGAACTGAAGAAGCCAAGTAGCAAAAAGACCATGAACACACAACTTTGTTTTTCATGTAGTTAGGCAGTGTATTAACATGACAATGCTGGTATCCATAAACAATAGTAAGACTTCACATAACATTCAGTCccgaaaacaaacaaaatactgtCTTCTTTGGgaaaactaacaaacaaaatatataataccCCAAAATATGTTTAATTGTTCATCTTTGGCCGAATAAGGTCTTGAATAAAGTGAAATTCATTCAAAGAAAAAACAGCTAGCCGTCAGgcaatgcacacacactgtagcaGTTAGTCAGCTGATCAGTCCAATAGTT encodes:
- the kdm7aa gene encoding lysine-specific demethylase 7A isoform X2 — translated: MAAAPLYCVCRQPYDVSRFMIECDICKDWFHGSCVQVEEHHAVDIDVYHCPNCDVVHGPSQMKKRNNGHRHDYTEPDDGSKPVQAGTRVFVKELQNRTFASGEEIMIHMKGEQVTTRYLERHGFNYPIAVTEMEGLGLKLPVSTFSVKDVEQYVGGDKIIDVIDVARQADSKMKLSEFIKYYTNPHRPKVLNLISLEFSDTKMSELVEVPDVARKMSWVENYWPDDSFFPKPFVQKYCLMGVKDSYTDFHIDFGGTSVWYHVLWGEKIFYLIKPTPTNLALYEAWSSSPNQSELFFGDKVEKCYKCVVPQGTTLLIPTGWIHAVLTSQDCMAFGGNFLHNLNIGMQLRCYEMERRLKTPDLFKFPYFEAICWYVAKNLLEMLKELREDNCPPPTYLVEGVKALISALRTWLKREVTEPTSEVPDHIRPNHLIKELTKEIRYLEEEPVSGSKPVKSQGSGCGVPSGSNACPATRATLEKLCQARQARRAARRLREQQRQTAKVPSNLDILEQHTREVLRRLEVGPLEEDAAFCAKVRGKLNKVSTASAAAETLEENHLRLMLVNGRIIRDMRRPGSSPVKTEGERPSVGPPKSCVDMKSERTRHSQEQHSTVEKPTLFSGLERVKTELREEVSGHTSVSDVDLDSDFPTEHKASLSSSSSSSSSSDEDSGSSQEEEEEEEKKGLYQQRGSGHTIELDQSGQKLRHKHKPLKREHPTSPSTEEAIQGMLSMAGLLCSSKPEKVASSQEPWWSSSSQCSPLEQREEAQHQHRLQGDTSPMDSQGNSSEAWDNQGLPSPLSRSHGSSPETDYQYCDPSMSPPHPSKRHAPNPPPISNQATKGKRPKKGMATAKQRLGKILKLNRHNRVFV
- the kdm7aa gene encoding lysine-specific demethylase 7A isoform X1, giving the protein MAAAPLYCVCRQPYDVSRFMIECDICKDWFHGSCVQVEEHHAVDIDVYHCPNCDVVHGPSQTTKGNGTRKLERNDPVNLRCLFVVVKKRNNGHRHDYTEPDDGSKPVQAGTRVFVKELQNRTFASGEEIMIHMKGEQVTTRYLERHGFNYPIAVTEMEGLGLKLPVSTFSVKDVEQYVGGDKIIDVIDVARQADSKMKLSEFIKYYTNPHRPKVLNLISLEFSDTKMSELVEVPDVARKMSWVENYWPDDSFFPKPFVQKYCLMGVKDSYTDFHIDFGGTSVWYHVLWGEKIFYLIKPTPTNLALYEAWSSSPNQSELFFGDKVEKCYKCVVPQGTTLLIPTGWIHAVLTSQDCMAFGGNFLHNLNIGMQLRCYEMERRLKTPDLFKFPYFEAICWYVAKNLLEMLKELREDNCPPPTYLVEGVKALISALRTWLKREVTEPTSEVPDHIRPNHLIKELTKEIRYLEEEPVSGSKPVKSQGSGCGVPSGSNACPATRATLEKLCQARQARRAARRLREQQRQTAKVPSNLDILEQHTREVLRRLEVGPLEEDAAFCAKVRGKLNKVSTASAAAETLEENHLRLMLVNGRIIRDMRRPGSSPVKTEGERPSVGPPKSCVDMKSERTRHSQEQHSTVEKPTLFSGLERVKTELREEVSGHTSVSDVDLDSDFPTEHKASLSSSSSSSSSSDEDSGSSQEEEEEEEKKGLYQQRGSGHTIELDQSGQKLRHKHKPLKREHPTSPSTEEAIQGMLSMAGLLCSSKPEKVASSQEPWWSSSSQCSPLEQREEAQHQHRLQGDTSPMDSQGNSSEAWDNQGLPSPLSRSHGSSPETDYQYCDPSMSPPHPSKRHAPNPPPISNQATKGKRPKKGMATAKQRLGKILKLNRHNRVFV